The Cyanobacteria bacterium GSL.Bin1 genome segment TTCAATTTCAATATGGTCATCAACGGCTAATAGCTTGAGGACACGCATCCGATAGGGATTATTTAACATATAGTCGTAGGCTTGTTCGACAAACAAACTAATCCCAGATAGCAAGTCCACCGGTAAAGGGCGCATACAGACCCGAATATGCGCAAAAAAAGGAGGATTAGTAAAGGCTTGTTCTTGATTACTAAAATCGGCAGCCATCCAGCGACCGAGAGTGACAATATCAGTAGCGTGAGACATATCGATATATCGTTTTCTAAAACTTTTACTAATTGTCTATTATTCAGCTGACCTTGTCTATTGTCGAAGGGAGTTCCTTCAAACTCTGTATAATTCTAGTATTTTTTTGATCAATCAGAGATTTTACTGAGTGTGCATTGAGCAGGGTTGAAGTTACACTCAAAGCAGAGGGTAAAAATATGTTAAGAGAAAGGGGGTGTGCGATGAAACAACAACCAACCGCGATTGTGGAACTCTCAAAAAACATTTCCGTGCGCACCACAATGCCGGAAAGTAATTACCCTGCCTTACGTTCTGGGTTTGAAGGCTATCCACCTAACCCCCGTTGGACTGTCAGTAAGTATCGTGCCTGGAAAACGGGACAGCAATGGCGTAACGCGCTCCAGCGGGGAGAGATGGTTATCCAGCGCGATCAACTCCTTGTCACTGCCAAGAAGCAACCGCGAATGGGACGTCAAACGGTCTAGACCAATCCGGTCTCAATTCGGTACAATTGTAAGATGTGACTATTAACTGAACTACGGAGAAAATGGTAAAACTGCGTCTAAAACGGTTAGGTAAAAAAAGAGAAGCTAGTTATCGGATTGTTGCGATGAACAATAGTAGCCGTCGCGATGGTCGTCCCTTAGAAGAATTAGGATTTTATAATCCCAGAACGGGTGAAACCCGTCTCAATGTCCCTGCCATTGTGAAACGATTGCAACAAGGTGCGAAACCGACCGAAACCGTCGATCATATTTTGAAAAAAGCGCAAGTGTATCAACAAGTGAATGCCTAATTATGTCAATTCCTCATCCCCTGCATCGCACCAGCCCCAATATGCTGAATTAGTCCGATTTTTGTTAACTCCCCTGCTCGATGTCCCGGAAAGTTTACGAATTGATTGTGAATGGACAAATAGCAATCAACGAGTTTGGATTCGTTTGGCGTTAGAAAAAAATGATCAGGGAAAGTTATTTGGGCGAGGCGGACGAAATCTGAGTGCGATCCGTACGGTGTTGAGAGCTGCTGCGACAGCAGCACAACAATCGGTTTATCTGGATATTTATGGGGAGAAAGAAACGACAACCGAAGTTGGGAAGATGGGTAAACCCACTTCGCGTTCGGAACGACCGCAGAAAGCATTGGGAAAAGAAGGGAAGCGAAAACCCCAAAAACGGTCTAAACCGAGCTCCAATCGTTCTTCTGACCAACAATCAGAACAGGCTCCTTCTGCGTAAGGAGGCATCTTCTCTGACCCATTAACGCCAAAATACTCATAATCAATTCAGATGACAGAGGCGGTCAAAACCATCGAATTACCCAGTAGCGAGAGCGCGATCGCACTCGCCGGACCCCAAGAAGCTAATCTCAAAACCCTTTCCCGACAAACTGGGGCAAAATTAGTGATGCGAGGGCAAGAGCTCTTAATTACTGGTCAAGAAAAGCCAGTGGAACGCTGTCTAGCGGTTGTGCGCTCGCTCAAACCCTACTGGGAAGAAGGAAAAGCGATCTCCAAAGCGGAGATCATGACCGCCTTTCAAGCTCAAGACACGGGACGCTTAGAAGACTATCAAGATCTGCAAAAAAATGTTCTGGCGCGCACCCGTAAAGGTGAACAAATTCGTGCTAAAACGTTTCGACAACGACAATATATTAAAGCCATTCAATCTCACGATATTACCTTTTGCACCGGTCCAGCAGGAACCGGTAAAACCTTTCTCGCTGCAATTTTGGCCGTGCAATGTTTATTAAAAGGAGACTACGAGCGTCTCATTTTAACTCGCCCCGCCGTAGAAGCGGGAGAAAAATTAGGCTTTCTTCCCGGTGATTTACAAGAAAAGGTCAATCCTTTCCTGCGCCCTCTCTACGATGCACTGTATGAACTCATTGACCCGGAAAAAATCCCAGATTTAATGGCAAAAGGAACGATAGAAATTGCCCCGCTTGCCTATATGCGCGGGCGGACTCTCAATAATGCCTTTGTGATTGTTGATGAAGCCCAAAATACAACCCCAGCGCAAATGAAAATGGTCCTCACTCGCTTGGGTTTTTCCTCTCGCATGGTGGTTACAGGAGATATCACACAAACTGATTTACCTTATCATCAAGAGTCGGGGCTCGTCACCGCTTTAAAAATTTTGAAATCTGTTGAAGGGATTGCTGTTTGTGAATTTTCCCAAGGGGATGTTGTCCGTCATCCTCTGGTTCAGAGAATCGTTGCCGCTTACGAACAACATGAAATGTGATGTTGTTAGATGCTTTAGCCTTTCTCATTCTTTTATTCTAAAAAGCTTGAATCGCGAAGTCCCTTAACAGTTCTCGCTATATGTAGCCCAGACTAACATCAAATTCCTCAACTGTGATTAGCGCGATCGCGAAGATCTAGAAAATAGTAGCACTTGGGTGCGAAATTTGCGAAAAAATGATTGGTCAGAAGCTCGTGACTAATTCAACTCTAATTGATACTGACATCTGGGTGAAGAACCAAGAATCCCCGCCCTTCTAGGGCAGTGGAGCGTCAACAACCAATTTCTGATTAAGCAGTTGAATTACTGCGTATGTATCGCCTCAGTCACGGCTTACTGATTTCTGATAGCTTGATTGCAACGACAGCAATAATATGCGATTGCCCTTTGATCACTAAGAACCAACGAGACTACCGATTCATTCCAAATCTCAATCTCTTGCCTTATCCATAATTAAGCATAACAATTCCTTGGAATAAACGATGCCTAAGTTAAGTGAGCCCGCGATCGCGCAAGGTAAATGCTAACGCAAGGGGCGATCAATCATGAGTATTGTAGAGAAGCAGCGATTGGACTCCCTCCATGCTTCACAAACGCGCGAGCTTTAGGAAATTTCCTAGTTGCTAAGATAAATCAACAACTTGAAACTTGGCGCGATCATACGTCCTAAAAGAGCAAGATAACTGCTATCATTCCTGGTGCGTATTATATTGGGAGGGGTCTATGGCAATTATTGCGCTACGAGCTTGGTATTTAGAGGAATATGAGCCGATTCAGGAGTTGATGCAACGTCCTCACAATTTACGGTTAAGTAAAAGTAGTCTCTTAAAGTCTGGACTGAGAGCAGATTTTTTGGATGAACGAGAAACAGTGGTAGCAGCAGAGTGGTTTCAACGTTATTTAGCAGGGGAAACGGTTGAGTTCTACATTGAAGGGAGTGGCGGGTATTATATTGCTAATATTGATGTTATTTCTCAAGAGATTTACTTTATTAAACAGGAGATTAGTGCCTTACTCGATCCTGTTATTTATTTTTCCTATCAGCAAGAATATACGGCAGCGTATGAAGCATTACAGAAAGTTCTAGAAGAGACAATTGAAACGTTTAATCGTAAAACTCGCGTTCCGCTTCGTTTGGAATATTCGCTTCGTCCACAAGACGATCCTTTGCGCCTCAGTAAGAATCAATTAAGGAAAATTCGTAAGAGTTTAGTGTTTATTGCCGATGGCACACCTGTGGCACAAATTCCGAAAGAAAAGACGACAGTGTTACTACCAAGTCCTACTGTTAGCGTTGAATTAGGGTATGCGTTGCAGTGTAAGCGAAGAGAGCATATTTTGTTGACTCAAATGGAACACTGGCAGGGAGAGTATCCCTTTGATCTGCCTCATCCGCAACAACTGTTATTTAAGAGTAGCACTGATTTGAAAGTCACTCTCCCTGAGCTGTTGGAAGTTATGCTACAACGGTTTCATTTACTGGTTTAAAAAGTTCCTAGTTAAGGAGTTCTTAATTGAGTGATGGCTTCCTCAAGCGGAATAATCTCTGTTTTTGGGTAGTAAAAGGAGAGAATTTCCTGAGCTGACCAGCCCTGTTGGGCAAGAGAGTGGGCACCAATTTGACTCAAGCCCACACCATGACCAAAGCCACCGCCAACAAACTCATAACCTTGTAGTTTGTTATCGCTGTTGCGGACTGGATTGAGATAAAAAAGAGTGCTACGTGGCGGTTCAAAAGCACTACGGACTTCTGTTTTTTCAAGGGTAATCGTTCCTTGATCAGTGTCAACCTTCATTGCCAAGATTCGCCCAGAGCGCGATCGCGCTGTTATCGCCATCTTCTCAATCGCTGTCATTTTCTCGGCTAGGGGATGATTCAGGCGAGTTAAATACTTCTGTAAATCTTCTGTTAACTCTTCAAGACTACTTTCTCGTTCCCAGCGAAAGGCGCGACTCCCGGTCTCATTAAACCCTTGTTGCTGATTAATAAAGGCCCGAAAATTGCTTTCATCACTCAGAGGACGTTTATCTAAATTCCACACAGACTGCGCTGAATCGACAACCGACCGTAAATAAGGACGTTGCCGACCATCCCAAATATCACTAAAAAATGCCGTGACACCGCCAGTGGTGGAAGAATATAGGGCATCAACCAGTTGACCTTCATAAGTGAGAACCTGTTGTGCGGTTTCTTGAATGGCGCGATCGCTGCGTTCGTTAGTATCACTCAGCCCCCAATACACCTGACAATGAGTGTTGGCGCAAATTTGATAATCATCGGCTTGAAAGCGATGCAGATTTCGCAACGCATAGGTACGAGCAATAATTGCTTGCGCTTTTACGGCTTCTAAGGGTGCTTTCGGTCCAATTTCATGGGGAACCACCCCCCGTAAGTAAGACTCAACCGGCACGATGTTCACCAGCGTATAGTTCCCGTAAGAATTAGGCTGGAGACGCAAATGCCCCGGATAAAGACGACGAGGAACTTCACTGGCATCAACAGACACTTGTTCGGTCTGATGATGAATCTCTAATGTTTCTGGGCGATATCGTTTTTCATCGATCACAAAAGAAACTTCAACTACTTCCTCCAATACTTCTGTTTCTAAATACGGAGTTTGGTAACCTTCCCTTTGCAAGTTTTCTAATAAAAGGCGCCGCAACAAAAGCGAGTGATAAACCTCCGGTTTCGCCCAAACTTGCCAGCGCCCTGGCTGTGTTACCTCTACAATTAATCCCCGTTTTTCCCAAGTCTTGGCACTGCTTTCTGCCGTCTCGAAGGTTGCATGATCACTTAAAATTAGACGTTCCCTGACTTTCGGCTTAACCAAAGGCACAGCTTTGATTTCTAAAGTTAACCGATCTGTCTTTAAGGTTTGAGTCGTTCCCTCTTTTTCTACAGTTACTGTTAAGGGAGTTGAGTCCGGACTGGTAATCGTTATTTCATCGCTCAGTTCTTCTCCAAATCGCTGCACGATTCCCACTTCAATGGGAAAAGCTTCGCTTCTGGCAGGTAGGGGCATCAATAGGCTAAAGGCACTGAGTAATCCAATCAACGATACTCCTAAACCTTTTCCTAAGTTAGACCCCGGAATGGCCGCTGCCATTGAATGTTGTTTTTTTTTGACGGTTAGTCGATGCAAGCGATTATTTTGATTGATCATTACTGCGTGAAACTACTACTAGTGACCTGACGACTCATCATGTTTTCTCCTTTTAGCATACGTTTCGCTGCATCCAATAACACCTCTTCTAAATAAGGCTTAGTGAAGTATCCTTTTGCCCCGAGACGATATGCCATTTGTCGATGACGTTCCGCCCCGCGTGAAGTCAACATTCCCACTGGTAAGTCGGCAAATCGTTCTTCTTGTTTGACGCGAGATAATAACTCTAAGCCATCCATTTTCGGCATTTCAATATCACAGAACATCATATCGCAAACTAAGCCCGCTCGCAGTTTATCCCAAGCTTCTTTGCCATCACGGGCTTGTTCAACGCGATAACCGGCTTTGGCAAATGTCATTGAGAGTAACTCCCGCACGGTAATGGAATCATCAACAATGAGCACCATCGGTTCTGCCTCGCCTGCTTGTTGTGCCATTGCTTGTTCTTGCTGCGCCAGCATTGAGTTCATTACATCTTTACGAACCCGTCCATAGAATAAATCAATCAATTCTAAAACATCCGCGATCGCCATGACACTGCCATCAGAAATCACGGTTACCCCAGCCATTCCAATGGGTTTAGGAATGGGACCAGCCAGTTGTTTAATTACAATTTCTTGTTGTCCCAGCACTTGATCCACCTGAACCGCCACTAAATTCCCTGTACTACGGAGTACGACAATGGAAATTTCATCATCTTCTGATTGAGCGGCAAAAAGATTACTGCGGGTCAGCGTGCGATTATAGGAAAGAAGTTCTGACAGAGGTTTAAACGGGAGTAGCGTTGAGCTCTTTTGCCAGCGAATAAACCGTTCTCCGTCTTTATTGACTTTGATATTGTCTTGGGTGGTTTCAAATTGATCTTCCACCCCATCCATCGGAAAAGCAAGATTAGATTGATTGAGTTTACAACAAAGTGCTGTTGTGATGCTAAGCGTTAAAGGTAAGGCAATGGTAAAGGTGGTTCCTTTACCAGGAGAAGAGTCAATGTTGATACTGCCGCGAAGTTTGCTTAAAGAGGAACGAACAACATCCATCCCAACACCGCGTCCAGCAAAGTCATCGGCTTGCTCCTTGGTGCTAAACCCAGGGCTAAAGATAAAGTCAAAAATATCAATATCAGGAAGAGCACTGGCGTCCGCTTTAGAAATCAAGCCTTTCTCTACTGCTTTGCGTCGAATCCCAAGGGGATCAAGCCCCGCACCATCGTCAGAAATTGCAATGATCGTCTGATTGCCTTGGTGCCGGGCTTCTACTTTAATTGTTCCAGTGACTGGTTTACCAAATCGCTGCCGTTCTTCTGGCGACTCAATTCCATGAGTAATGGCATTGTTAACCAAGTGAGTCAATGGGTCATAGAGTTGCTCGAGAATCATCTTATCGACTAACGTCTCTTTCCCCTGCACTTCCAATTGCGCTTTCTTCTCTAATTTTATGGAGATATCCCGTACTGCTCGCGGTAAGCGATCAGCGACTTGGGAAAAGGGAACCATGCGGGCTTCTGTAAACCCTTCTTGGAGTTGACCGGTCACTTGACGGAAAATTCGGGCTTCTTGTTCAACTTTGTCAACTAAAAATTCAATATCCGACCCCGACTCTCGCACGCGCACAATCAACTCAATGATCTGTTGGGAAAGTGAATGGAAGCCGCTAAAACGGTCCATTTCTAGAGGATCATACTCCTCATTATAGGTTATCTGAGAATCGCTACTGTGCTCACTATTTTTCCGGCTTGCTCCCATTTGGCCGTTGCTATAGGATTTACTCAGCCGTAAAGAATTCTCTAACAAAGACCGCTCATAAAGGTCTTGTATCTGTACGCCCAAATCGTTTAGATCTTGTAGCCGTTCTAATAAGTTATCTAAAAACTGTTGTAATCGCTCTTGGTCTTGTTCCAAACTATTACGATTAATCACTAACTCCCCAATTAAGTTATTGAGGTTATCCATTAAGCGTACTGGAACCTTGAGTGTTTGTTCAAATATACTGACTCCTCCCTGTGCTGCTGGCGCTGCAACTGGAGGCTGCTGTGTTGCTGGGGCAGGGGGTGTAATCTCAGTGGTACTTGCTTCTGTGGCGATTTGTTCCGGTACTTGTTCAATATAAGCTTCTAAGGCAACGCGATCAAAGTCTGCTTGATTCTGTAGTTGAGCAGGGGCATTAATCAAGTGCTCTAGATCTTCTATCTCTTCGTAATAATCGAGAGCAAAACTTAGCTGTTCTCCTACCGATTCTTGGATGTAAGTTGAGGAAAAAGTTTTGTATTCATCGTATGTTGTTTGAAAAGCGAGGCTATCTTCTACCCCCTGAATAAATGTTTTCTCTTTTTCATTAGCAAAAATTGATTCAAGGTCTTCTAGGGGTTCAAAGATTTGTTGTGACCAAGAGAAATCTTCTGTAGAAGACTCTTCATCTGGATAGAGATCATCGAGTTTGGAGAGGGCTTCTTCTTCTTCTTCTTCCTTGCTAGGTTCTTGCTGTTCACTCGCATCTAAAGCTTGGAACAGTTCATTCCATTCTTCATCGGCACTGCTATCTTTGTGATCATCTAAGTTCAGGTTTTCCCTTGCAGTCTCTATATTCCAGGACTCACTTTGCTGGCTAGAGACACTTTCTTGTTCTAAGTCTATTTCTGCTACCAAGCGTTCATCATCATGATCTTCTTCGGCAAATAATTCCTCGAAAAAGGCCTCTTCATCATCAGTTTCTTGGCTATTTTCTGGGAGCCATTGTTCTAGATCTAATTCAGCATCTTCATCTTCTAAAATGATTTCTTGCTCATGCCATGATTGTGAATTTTCTTCCCCAATTGCTGATTCTTCAATCCATAATTCAAGATCTTCGTCAGAAGCATCAACTTTCTCAGGAACATTAAGATTCATTTCTTCTTTATTCCATAAGTCAGTTTCTAGATCGAGACTCTCTAAGAAATTTAAATTTTCATTAGAAGTACTTGCTTCAGAAATACCAGATAGATCAGTAATTGTTGTTTTCTCATCTAATTCTTCTGAGTCTAGTGCATTGGAATCCTCTTGCTCACTATCGAGATCATCATCGTAGTTTCGTGTATCCCACGGTGAGGACAACTGTAAAGACATTGCTTTTAAGCGTTGACTCGGTTGAATGGTATAGGCTTGACCTTGCTCAAGCAAGTTTTGAGCGTCTCGAATGTCGGCGATCGCGCACTCTGCTGCAGTTTTGACGGAGTTTTCGGTTGCCGCGATCGCGCTTTGAGCGATTTTAAGCAGTTTAACCCAAGTCGGTAAGTTGGCTTGTACCCCAATTTGCTCTAGCACCTGGCAATGTTCGGTTAATACGCTGCGGTAGTGAGACGGATTTTCTTGCTCAAGGATCTCTTCCATTGCGTTTAACTCAGCCTCAACTTGCTGCTGAAAAAAGTCACTGTCTAGACTCAATTCATTCACCGTTGCTTCTTCATGCAAAATCCGAGACTGCAGGTAGTTTTTAGCCTCGTTTAACTGGGGCTGCAGTCCTTTGAACACTTCTCGTTCGACACCCTCTGTATATTCAGTGGGTTCTTCCGAGATAGCGTGCATTTCAACCAAGCCTTGAAACGTATCAAAAACTTGCCACAATAACTCTTCCAAACGTTTATCGCTAACCACAGAGGCCGTTCTCATCACTCCAAAACAGTCTTCAAAAAACTGAGCAATTTCTTGCATCGTCTGCATTTCATGAAGAACCGCCCCTCTATTTAGAGACTCAGCAGCATCATGAAGACGTTTTAGCGTTTCTGGTTGTCTGACGACACCTGATAAGTTTAGTAGCCCACGCTCAATGGTTTCCAGATGAGTTTTTGCATCTAGTAGATATTGTTTCCGGTCCGGGGTTTGGGGTTGGTTTGGCTGCATAGTCACGTCCGTCTCTTCCTTGCTTCGCGTTTTAAATGGACAGCGATTAATTTCTTGCCTTGATTATAATCACTCTAATAAAGTTATGAAAGTTCTGTAATATTACTGAGTTGAAAAACTCTTTGCCAGCTACTTTAACCAATATTTTAGCGCTGATAGAGGGGTTGAGTCTTTGTTTTTAATTTTCCTGAAAGTAGCCAAATTCAGCAACTTGTCGAGCTGAATCCCGCCATTTCGCTTGTACCCGAACAAACAATTCTAAATACACTTTCCCGGCAATCATCTTTTGCATTTCGGCGCGGGCGGCTGTCCCAATTCGTTTGAGCATTGTTCCTTTCTTTCCAATTAAAATTCCTTTCTGTGAAGGACGCTCAACATTGATTGTTGCGCGAATGGTGGTGAGATTCTTTTCTTCAATAATCTGATCAATAACAATCGCAACCGAATGCGGAATTTCTTGCCGAGTTTCCTGTAAAATTTGCTCTCGAATTAACTCTGCCATCACTAACCGTTCCGGTTGATCACTCACTAATTCCGGTGGATAGTAGTAGGGACCAACATCTAATTTTTGTCTGAGTTGGACTTGTAACTCTTCTAACCCCAATCCTGTCAAAGCTGAAAATTCTACAGCATCCCATTTTCGTTCTTGTAAAAGAGTCTCATAGGTGGCGCGATTTTTGGCTCTTTGTTCGCCATCCACTAAATCAGTTTTATTCAAGCCAATCATCACAGGAACTTGAGTTTTTCTTAGTAATTCAGCAATGTAGCGATCGCCGCCCCCAGCTGGCGTTGAAGCATCAACGACAAATAAAATTAAATCCACCGCATCAATCGTACTCTGAGCATTCTTCACAATCACTTTGCCCAATTCATGATGCGGCTTATGAATGCCGGGCGTATCCACAAAAATCATCTGTGCTGTTTCTGTAGTCAGAATTCCTCGCAAACGATTACGAGTGGTTTGCGCCACTGGGGAGGTAATCGCGACTTTTTCCCCAACTAACTCATTCATCAGTGTCGATTTTCCCACATTGGGTCGCCCAATCAGACCAATAAACCCTGACTTAAAATCTGGCGGTGCAACCGGAATTTGTCCAAAGCCATCAAGCATTTCATTCTTCTCTCTCTAGTATGGTTAAAACGTATTCTCCTTCATTTACACCTTGATTGGTTCCAAGATCAAAAACGAAACCTGCTTTTTCTGCGGTTATGGTTATCTTTTGTAAGGCTTCTCCTTGCTTATTCAACTCTAAAATTTGATAAATGATATCTCCTTTTTTAACAACTGTTTTTAAATCAGCACAGCTTTGAATGATCCCTCCTGTCGGAGCATAATATTTTTTAATCTGTTCTTTTTGAACAAACGCTACTGTATGATTTGAAGTGGCGGTTCGGGGAAACTCCTCACTCTTCACAACCCCCTGATGCACCAAATAGTTTTTTATCCCTCTTACTCCTTTTTTAACTGACTCCGGTTGGACTGTCATCCCACTTCCTAACTCTAACGTCCAAGCAGCAACATCAAATTTAACGTCCCGTCCAAGTTCTCGAAATTTTTCTTCTAAAGTTAGCCAAGGCTTAAGAAACGCTTCATCAAACGTATATCCTGCTGGTTCATCAACCTGAATTCCAACATCTAACAAAAATGCTTGTGTTGCCTTTTCTTGACCCGGAAAAGTAAATAAATAATCAATGCCACGGTTACTGGAACTATGAATATCAATGACGTAATTGGCATCTAAACAAAGGGACTGTAACGTTTGCTGATACTTAACCCCATAGCGAACCCCGTAGGATTGACGATCCTGCTCAATTTGTTCTTGCAACCGAGCTTTAATTCGTTCTAAATAGCTGTTATAAATCGATTTGAGATCGGCTTCTAAGTAATTTTGGGCAAACCCATAAACCTCATCTTCTTCAGCAGAATAATCCCAAAAAATACGATTCCAGTCTTGACCATCGTAACTGTTATAACGTCCAGGATTAAAAAAATGCGCTCGCTGATTCATGCCAACAGGATTACAGCCCGGAACTAACCAAATCTCACCCAATAAATTTTCTGGATCAAGTTTGGTGAGCCAATGGTACAGTTCTGCAATGACAACGTTACCAATAATTTCTGCACCATGTAAATTGGCTTGAATATAAGTTTTTTGACCGGGTTTCCCCTGAAACTGATAAATCTGTAATGCTAGATGATCGCCTGAAGAAAGACGACGTAGATTAATGGTTTCAATATTCGGTTGCATTAGAATAAGAATTCAACAGTGAGTTGTGTTTTTTTATTAATTACTCGTTGTTAGCGAATCGATAATGTTGGGGCTAAATTGATCAATCATGATGATGAATCGTTCATTTTACATTGTTGATTATTAGTTGTCCATTCATCGACTGAGTTGCCAATGGGTAGGCAAAATAGTAATCTTAGTGTCAACATCAAAAACAGGTTTATTATATTTGCTAAACGTGGGAGGAAGAAACCACCGTGTCGAATACAACCGTTCGGCAAGATAACAACCAGAGCCAACCATCCTTGTGGCACAATACCCTGCAATTTACAAAAGGGGTTGGAAAAGCGGCGACAGGAACAGTGGTCTGTGTAAGTTTACTTGCTGGTGCAGTCATTACAGGCGGACTTGTGGGATTAGCGCTGAGTTTCCGTAATCTTCCAGATGTTCGCGTTTTAGAAGGTTATTCACCCACTGAAACCAGCTATATTTATGATGTTAAAGGTCGTCTTCTAACACGCTTACATGGAGAAGCCAACCGCGATGTAATTGGGCTAGAGGAAATGTCTCCAGAACTCAAACAAGCGGTCCTTGCCATTGAGGATAGTCATTTCTACCAGCATCAGGGGATTAATCCAACGAGTATTGGTCGAGCCTTGTTGGTCAATTGGCAAAGTGGAGAAGTCGTAGAAGGGGCTTCGACCATCACCATGCAACTGGTGAAAAATGTTTTCCTTTCTCCAGAAAGAACCTTGAGTCGAAAATTAGCAGAAGCAGTCTTGGCTTTGCGGGTTGAGCAAGTCTTTAGCAAAGATGAAATTTTAGAAATGTACCTCAATACGATTTATTGGGGGCATAACAATTATGGCGCAGAAACGGCTGCTCAAAGTTACTTCCAAAAATCAGCCTCTGAATTAAACTTAGCTGAAGCGACGATGATGGCAGGGTTAATTCAAGCCCCAGAGCAATATAGTCCTTTTGTGGATTATGCAGAAACAAAACGTCGTCAAGCAGTCGTTTTAAGCCGTATGGAAGAAATTGGTTGGATTCCGGCGCCCGTTGCTGATAGTACGATTAGGGAACCGCTATTAGTCGGAAAACCCACAGCTTGGCAAGAAAGTAAACTCCCAGCAGTGACAGAGGCAGTCACCGCTGAACTAAGAGAACGCTTTGGGGAAGAAGCGGTCACCGAAGGGGGATTACGAGTGCAAACGACCATCGATCTCTTTTTCCAACAAATGGCAGAAGAAACCATACAAGAAGCTCATCAACAATTACTGAATCGGGGGCTGAAGACGGCACAAATTGCGATTGTAGCGGTTGATCCGCGAACTCATTTTGTCAAAGCCATGGTAGGTAGTGTTGATTATGAAAATAGTCAATTTAACCGCGCTCTTCAATCTCGCCGTCAACCGGGATCTTCGTTCAAGCCGTTTGTCTACTACACCGCTTTTGCCAGTGGTCAATATACCCCGGATTCTACAATTAAAGATAGTCCGGTTCAATATCGGGATGGTTCCGGTTACTATCGTCCGAAAAACTATGGGGGAAGTTTTGCCGGAACAATGACGCTGCGAAGTTCTCTTATGCGATCGCAGAACGTACCAGCCGTAAAATTAGGTCAAGCAGTTGGGCTAGATAATGTGATTGATGTTGCCCGTAAACTGGGAATTGAGAGCCCTTTACAGCCGGTTATTTCTTTGCCCCTCGGATCAGTGGGCGTAAAACCATTGGAAATGGCAGGGGCTTATGCGACTTTCGCGAACAATGGTTGGCATTCAGATCCGACTTT includes the following:
- a CDS encoding succinylglutamate desuccinylase, producing MQPNIETINLRRLSSGDHLALQIYQFQGKPGQKTYIQANLHGAEIIGNVVIAELYHWLTKLDPENLLGEIWLVPGCNPVGMNQRAHFFNPGRYNSYDGQDWNRIFWDYSAEEDEVYGFAQNYLEADLKSIYNSYLERIKARLQEQIEQDRQSYGVRYGVKYQQTLQSLCLDANYVIDIHSSSNRGIDYLFTFPGQEKATQAFLLDVGIQVDEPAGYTFDEAFLKPWLTLEEKFRELGRDVKFDVAAWTLELGSGMTVQPESVKKGVRGIKNYLVHQGVVKSEEFPRTATSNHTVAFVQKEQIKKYYAPTGGIIQSCADLKTVVKKGDIIYQILELNKQGEALQKITITAEKAGFVFDLGTNQGVNEGEYVLTILEREE
- a CDS encoding PBP1A family penicillin-binding protein, which produces MSNTTVRQDNNQSQPSLWHNTLQFTKGVGKAATGTVVCVSLLAGAVITGGLVGLALSFRNLPDVRVLEGYSPTETSYIYDVKGRLLTRLHGEANRDVIGLEEMSPELKQAVLAIEDSHFYQHQGINPTSIGRALLVNWQSGEVVEGASTITMQLVKNVFLSPERTLSRKLAEAVLALRVEQVFSKDEILEMYLNTIYWGHNNYGAETAAQSYFQKSASELNLAEATMMAGLIQAPEQYSPFVDYAETKRRQAVVLSRMEEIGWIPAPVADSTIREPLLVGKPTAWQESKLPAVTEAVTAELRERFGEEAVTEGGLRVQTTIDLFFQQMAEETIQEAHQQLLNRGLKTAQIAIVAVDPRTHFVKAMVGSVDYENSQFNRALQSRRQPGSSFKPFVYYTAFASGQYTPDSTIKDSPVQYRDGSGYYRPKNYGGSFAGTMTLRSSLMRSQNVPAVKLGQAVGLDNVIDVARKLGIESPLQPVISLPLGSVGVKPLEMAGAYATFANNGWHSDPTFIVRVSNSQGDLLLDNQPEPRLVLNQWAVASLNSVLQGVVQSGTGTSAQIGRPAAGKTGTTNSERDVWFVGYVPQLATAVWIGNDDYRPLGSGVTGGGFAAPVWRKFMLKALNNQPVQQFPSPSEFERPKSNN